The sequence ACAATATCACCATTGCCTTGGATTGCCCAGCCAAAAGCAATCAGAACTAATTGAGGCTTTTGAGCTAAATACGGGATATGTACGACCCAATACGTCCATGCAGCATAATATGCCAAACGCTTTGTACTCGTATTTTGAACCCACGAACTAACTCCGCCGCTGCTATCTTTAAATGTTGAACCAAGTTGTCCTACGATCAATGCGTAGGGAATAAAATATAAGACCAAAATCAAAACCCATGATGTTACAACTGAGATTCCTTGTTGTGCATAGTTATTCACGACATTACCTAAGCCCCAAACCATGTTAAAGGCAATCAGACCAACGGTAAACCATCGCATTTGCTTTTGTTCCATCAAAACACTCCTAATCATAATTAAGTATAAAATATCTTTTTAATCATAATCATTTTTAAGAGTTTAAACAAGCTTTCACATGCATAAATATTGATTTTATCAGCAATTTATTAGATAAAAAACGAGAACGCCCATGTCCTCTAATAAATTATTCCTCTTTCTAAAACAAAGAAGACCAAAACCTTGATAAAACAAAGTTCTAGTCTCCATCGTTATTTTATATTCCCTCTATATTTTCTCATTAACATTAGAATATGGCTATTAAGAATCAGCTTAACGAAACATCCCGCTTTTTAAATAATAGCTGCATCACAAGATAGATAATCATACTATACACCAAAATCCCACCAGCCATTTGCCAAAAATTCAAGTAACCCGGATAATTGCTCACAGCGTCAGTATTTTCCATGACTGTATTTTTGATATTCAGCATATTGAACGGATTCCATTTCAGCCATTGATGCTTTGAGATTACAACATTCAAAAATGAATTAATAATGCTACTTCCAAATAAAACACCTAGCCCAACACCCACAGCTAAACTCTGTGAACGTACTGCAGCTGAGATAAATAATGTAATTGTGATATACAATAAAATCAATAACAGATTAGCTCCAGCATATGCACCAGCAACAGTTAAAGCATTCCAACCATGATAACCTTTCACAACAGCTAAAGGAGACTGAGCGCTTAACAATAAATTTGCGGAAACAAGGCTGCTAATATACAAAATCACTGTTCCAAGTACACTATAAATCAAACAAGCAACAAACTTTGAAAATAAAATTTGGCTTCTGGTAAAGGGTCGGATCAGTAAAAACTTGATTGTTCCCCGACTAAATTCTTCTGCAACGATCGAAGCCGCAACTACTACTACGAATAAATTGAGAAATGAAGTCATTTCAGTCAAACTCGCAAATAAATCATTTGCTTTCATCATAATATCTCCACTTGGAGACTTGGCCGTTGATCTTACTAACAATGTGATCGCAAAGGTCATTACTACTAACATGATCCACATGATCCAAGAAGATTTTTTCTTGATCAGTTTTAACCATTCATTTTTTATCAACACGCTCATGTTATAATCCTCCATCTTCTGTCCAACGTAGGAAATTCTCCTCTAGAGAATCCACGTGTACTTTTAACTCTTTGATTCCAATACCTTTATCTACCAATTGTTTGACTAAAACTGTTCTAGTATCTTCTAGTAATTCGATCTTTAAATAGTTTCCATCGACATTCACGCTATATTCTTGCTCTTTTAAGAAGCTTAGGGCAGCTTGTTGCTGATCAGTTTCTAACAATAAAATCAGTTTGTTTTCATCTTCTTGGTTATTCATCGGTCCAACATAGGTAATTTCTCCTTTTTGAACGATCACTAAATCATCGCATAACAATTCCATATCACTTAATTGATGGCTTGAAATCAGCACACCGACCCCTTGATTTTTCAACGCCTGGATC is a genomic window of Enterococcus haemoperoxidus ATCC BAA-382 containing:
- a CDS encoding ABC transporter permease, with the translated sequence MSVLIKNEWLKLIKKKSSWIMWIMLVVMTFAITLLVRSTAKSPSGDIMMKANDLFASLTEMTSFLNLFVVVVAASIVAEEFSRGTIKFLLIRPFTRSQILFSKFVACLIYSVLGTVILYISSLVSANLLLSAQSPLAVVKGYHGWNALTVAGAYAGANLLLILLYITITLFISAAVRSQSLAVGVGLGVLFGSSIINSFLNVVISKHQWLKWNPFNMLNIKNTVMENTDAVSNYPGYLNFWQMAGGILVYSMIIYLVMQLLFKKRDVSLS